The Solanum pennellii chromosome 7, SPENNV200 DNA segment TCATTGTTCACGCACCTTCTTATGTGTCCATTCACTTAACTAACTTTATTTAGGTATGAAATTAATCATTTCGAATAAAATGTAGAAACATACGAAATCGTTCGGTTTGCAACAAAATCAGCCAAACATTGTAACTTTGTCGTATTATTCAAGGATAGTAGTGcagtttctttttctttttggctAAACtagatattatattaataattaatatgcgTCATTACATTTTTTGGAAGGGGCAATACTACTATCACAATTATACAAAGCAATTCCCCTTAAAAGTTACTTATAAGTTCCTTTACAAGCAAGGAGAATTCTTTAGTTTTCAAAGGATCAATAATCTCCGAGCCATGATAAAATCCTTGAGTGAAACTACCCTCTACTTGAACGCCCAATTCTTTCAACACCTTTACTAGGTCAACTTGGCGGTCAATTAAAGGATCACCATCACAGCCAGTCACCAACATCTTCCATCCTAATAATTTTACTTGATCCAATAAGTTTGGTTTTGATTCAATCCCCACCATTGGATTTGAATACTCATGATCGCGATCAGCACCTTCAGGCAATCCTAGGTCCCACATGATATCACTTATAATTGGGGGTAACACCTTGTCATTAGCCAATCTTACTTCTGATTGTGTCCTCTTGTTCCCACCAAAGAAAGGTTGATTCAATATCAACCCCTTGATTTCCAAAGGCTTGAGGTTGTCCCAACTCTTCGCAGCGCGTAGGCCCACGTGGTACACCACGTTGCCTCCAGCACTCGTGCCCATTAGGAAACATTTGGCGAAATCAGCGTGGTTAGATAATAGTTCGTCGGGTTTGGTCTTGATCCAATGCAATGCTTCCATGCAATCGTCGTATGCTGCTGGAAGTCTATGCTCGGGGGCTTGACGATACTCAATTGACACAACAACTGCTGGAATTTCACTAGCAATTGATGCGTAAAATCTTTAAAAGCTAGGTGAATCTACAGTTGCTACTATGAATCCTCCTCCGTGAAAATAGATCACGAGAGGAAGTTTAGGAGTACTGGTGGTGGAATGGAGAAGTTCACGAGGGAGGATAATACGTGCCCATGTGTTCTTTGAGGAGTTAATGGAAATATCTTTGGTGAAGACTAGATGGGAAAGATCATTAGATGTGTCTACCGGGACAGGAGGTTCATGTAGACGTGTGATGGAACCATCAGAATTATGAACCATGCCCAAATAGCCATAGGGATCAACGTTTGGATCTATTGGCATAGTTTCATTGTTTTGATTAGACATGGTTGTAATAGTAGTGTTTAGAGATGAAGATTGTGAATGTTATGAGCAATTCATGAAATAAAgtatagtgtatatatatatggttgGCAAGTCAACTCTTTGGTATTGGTtaagaaaagataattaaaatatagaaCAAAGTCCCTATAGAAATACAAAcatatcatcaatttcaaagatgacaGCTTgaccaatttaattaaatatttccaATCCTTTTAGGCTATTTCACAGTTCAAAATTTTATACTAGCTTTGACACTTCTTTATAGTTCAAAATAAGTAaactttttaaagttaaaaagagAATTGTTGaaacattttttcatatttattcttGTTTTAAAAATCCTTCCTTTGTTATTTCTTTAAGTCGTTgccaaatcaaacaaatatataaagtgaaatgaaaaaaaatagtaaaaatatttttaaatatttgtggTGAAATATTTTCCAACGTATCGTATCTAATAATTCACTTAATATAAGGGAGTATTAAAAGTATCTATTTCGTGCAAACAAATTGTGAGATGACATCTATTACTAAGAATAGTGGCTGAGCTGCCATGTTTGAATCTTACAAATTCATGACATAATGGACTGCATCAGCATTTCATCcatgaaagaaaatattctcATGATATAGACATTTGGTACACAATATCTCCCTTCTcgattttacttttaaaaaaacaagtaaaagtCGTAGTTTTTTATTGATGTCAAGTTAAGGGTCATAATTATGTATAGAGGTGTATATGACCGGATTGACTcgggtttttcaaatatcaaatcaaaccatTTGTGTATTTTTGAAGTTATAAACCAAACGAATAATACTCAGGTTTTTCTGAGTTTTTCaataaagtattcatacaaacagataatttacttgtacttcaaatatttctttagtcctaccaaaatgcaactatctaagttatttctcaagaaaataacaaaaaatatgatatgattaatgacactaaaatatccaacaaaaattagtaataaaatcgagtaaaacaaatattgtaaattaataaGTTATAGTAAAactgatcataatttaaagtactaaatcatgctaaaataagtttagtatgtattagttacatgactaaatattaaaagaaaataaaattaggtcatgtattttaattgtctaaatctatgtaaacctaaaaataaatattcaatattattgtcattcttagtgttgaactgattttctttttggattAGTATTagtttgaaatttattaaaattttattataattatcaacatgTATGAACTGTAATCTTTATTAGATCGTTAAGAATTCTGACTtccaaatatgaaataaatgtattaaaagataaaaactatgaaaaagtataagtgatattcaaaaattatatcaaagtaaatacttttacgtataaaataaaattttaaaattatatatataatgtcgggttggtttgGTCTCGGGTTGGTTTTTCATAGttgaaaccaaaccaacccaaatattGTCGGGTTTTTTTTCAACACCAAACCACTAGCCGGATTTTTTTTCGGTTTGATTCGATTTGCGATTTGGATCGGTTTTCGGTTCAATTTTTTACACCCctaattatgtattatgtctttgAAGTATTAATTGACTAACACCGATCAAGATAATCTTTttgttatcaaatatttttttaagattaaGAAGTTATGTTCTGAGGTATTTTAATAGGAAATTCGAATGAGCTTATCTCTAAACAAGAAGGAGAAGAATTTTCATTCATGATTCATAACCTGAATATATTCTATATATGACATCGATTTATGAATGTGTTCAACAACCATCCTTGGAGAAATTTGAAAATGTTCTATCATCAGGGATTACTATCCAAGTGTATTAGCCAAAAAAGGGAGGAAAATTCTCTTGTAACAAACAGAGAGATATGTCACACTTtctgttgggaattaaacacacaacacacacaaataatctagagaaaagagaaacggaacacaaacgggacacacaagaatttaacgtggttcggtttccctactccacgactgtaacaggtggatttttatttcacttgtgctaccattttgaattacaaatacaaggatcatatttataggaaaaccaaatagttaacctagggtttcagtaatgggtcgggccggctcacaagcctccacaaagcccaacactTTCAATCCTCATATAGGTCAAGCTCACTTAGAAAGAATGAAGAATCTTCTAATAATCCTCTCAAACGTCATCATTGTGATAGAATATCACATACAAAAAGATATTTTCCAAACCAAGAAAAGCAATATGACTTAAACTAAGAAAACTGTCAAAATTAAGAAGAAGACTTGAAAAATGCTTTATAGTTGAAACTCGAGGTATAAATGTTATAACTTTTGTGCGTGAGTGAAGCAATGCACCAATTTTATCAACAAGAAgcaaataattctttttgacGATGTTTATACATGTGACATGGTAACTACTATCGAGGAAATCAAATATCATCAACAAGAagcaagaaaaatttaaaatgttctGACTTGTGATGTGGTGATTGCTATAAAGAAAATTAAGGTGTAAATCCTGAATCTGAGATAAAAGTCAAACAAGAAAAATTGTTGgtgctttttttaaaagaaattgggCAGcacaaaatgattgaaaatacTCTGAGGATTGAAATggctttcaaatatttttattaagcaTTGAGGGACTTTGTATAGGcaacataaaatacataatctgcataatttaaaatttaaacaaccTAAAATATGtcaacaacataaaaaattaactaaaattcaaaatttaaatttattcaagTTAAACAACTTATTTTGCTTAAAGTTACTGCAGTAACTACAAGCAAACTTCAACACTCCTCATTTGCTTTAGTTActgcaattgaaaaatatgttccTCCTCAATTTTTGCTTTGATAGTTGATGCTggaatttttcttcttttgattttgTTCTTCAAAAACACGTGCGATGACATTGTCTTGTGTAGAAGTTTTTTTGAAATTGGCTTAGTCTGAACTTTTGTATAATTTGTAGAGAGACTGTTGATATCACATATCACATATgtttcaaaatatgattttattcaCACAGACCCAATTTGATAGTTTTCATCTGTGAAAATTTGTGGGGCATTTAAGAGagaatgttgaagaagaaggaaactgacgattgaaacatgtcaaaggaacagGTCCAACGCAGTTGAGTGACGTGTCTGCAGCAAGTGTTGATGAAGAAGGAAACTGAAGATTGGAACATGTCGAAGGAACAGGTCAAACGAAGCTGACGAACAAGTTTACACACTGCTGTAGAATTAAAGTCGCACTAGGATTAAACTACCTATGTTAATTAGGATTATATTTCAtctataattatattatgattaggaTTATATTACGACTAGGATTACTATTAGAATTATAGTATAATtagaatttatattatttataattgtattattattattattattattattattattattattattattattattattattattattatagtagtagtagtaatatgTATTGTAATAGGAATCTAAGTATAGTTAACTTAGGACTTTACAATTCTCTCCTACATAAGGAGTATGTActtaacattattatttatcaatactACAAATATTGATCAAcatatcaataatatcaatatatcaatACTGATCAAGCTATCAATATATCAatacatcaattaatcaataTAATCCTTGATTTCTCTACGTGAGATTTCTAAGAGACTACTGCTTCTGTGTGTTGAAAAATGCACGCATCGAAAAGGTAGCCCTGATGGTTTAAAATGAATAGCCATGACGGGTTGAAAAGGTAGCCCTTATGGGTTAAAATGTATGGTAATTCTTTGAAAGATTTCACAGATCTCTTAAGATCAATGAAGCTCTTGATACCACTGTTGGTgtctttttaaaagaaatgtggtagcacaaaatgattgaaaatgtctctcaaaatttaaattactttCAATAGCTTTCAAATATTCTGATTAAGCATTGAGAGGCTTTAGATAGacaacataaaatacataatctacataatttaaaatttaaacaaccTAAAATATCTCAACAATCTAAACAAACtaactaaaattcaaaatttaaaatttattcaaactaaataatttattttgctaAAAGTTACTGCAGTAACTAAAAGCAAACTTCAACAAAAATGTTGAAGTAGATTCAAAGAGATACATATCAATGATATGATCATCTTGGAAAAAGCATTGAGGGAGATGGATTGAAAATTGAAGTCTTTGGTCAATCATTTGATATATCAAGGTCAATTACTGGTTTAGAGCAAACACTGGAAGTAAATGGAGAAGTTGGTGACGCTGATCTTGAAGGCCAAATATCAAGAGAAGAGACAAAAGGCATAATTTTTGGCAGCTCTGAATATGATAAAAAGGTTAATAAAGAgctagaaaataaagaaaaattggttGTGAATCTTATGATGTTGAGGCTTCACAGAAAATTGTTTATCAGATTGTCATCAAATTAAATGGGAAGGCTTTAACGGATGAAAACTCCTTGAGTTATAAAGTTGTATTAGAAGGAGCTAGCATGTTCTGAATTCATGAACACATGAGATCCAAACTTTCTCATCATAGATATTTCTCCATATAGTTCTACTGTCAGGTAGCTAAGAGAAGTGAAAAGTCTAGAAACTCAACAATGAGATATTCACATGGATCATTCGATAATGAAAATCCTCATCATTTGAAGAAGCCAAGGAAGTTAGGAAGAAATTGTTGAGAATTTCACCAAGGTGCGGTTTAAAGCTTTATTTGAGTTCTTCCAAGAAGCTGTTGGAAAATAGCATACACAGCGGAAGCATTCCAGAATCATACATCTTGCATGAACATAAATAACAATCACAAATAGTTATCACATACAAAGTATGCTGAAAATTAACTCAGGattacctcttgaagcgtgTGCAGATATCTTGAAGTAAATCCAACTCCAGTTCTATAgtcttctacagtgatcccaatcaacaattgaactctctcaatacttgggtgggcaaGTATTGTATAGAATTCTCTNNNNNNNNNNNNNNNNNNNNNNNNNNNNNNNNNNNNNNNNNNNNNNNNNNNNNNNNNNNNNNNNNNNNNNNNNNNNNNNNNNNNNNNNNNNNNNNNNNNNNNNNNNNNNNNNNNNNNNNNNNNNNNNNNNNNNNNNNNNNNNNNNNNNNNNNNNNNNNNNNNNNNNNNNNNNNNNNNNNNNNNNNNNNNNNNNNNNNNNNNNNNNNN contains these protein-coding regions:
- the LOC107025450 gene encoding LOW QUALITY PROTEIN: probable carboxylesterase 120 (The sequence of the model RefSeq protein was modified relative to this genomic sequence to represent the inferred CDS: substituted 1 base at 1 genomic stop codon); this translates as MSNQNNETMPIDPNVDPYGYLGMVHNSDGSITRLHEPPVPVDTSNDLSHLVFTKDISINSSKNTWARIILPRELLHSTTSTPKLPLVIYFHGGGFIVATVDSPSFXRFYASIASEIPAVVVSIEYRQAPEHRLPAAYDDCMEALHWIKTKPDELLSNHADFAKCFLMGTSAGGNVVYHVGLRAAKSWDNLKPLEIKGLILNQPFFGGNKRTQSEVRLANDKVLPPIISDIMWDLGLPEGADRDHEYSNPMVGIESKPNLLDQVKLLGWKMLVTGCDGDPLIDRQVDLVKVLKELGVQVEGSFTQGFYHGSEIIDPLKTKEFSLLVKELISNF